One window of Alosa sapidissima isolate fAloSap1 chromosome 21, fAloSap1.pri, whole genome shotgun sequence genomic DNA carries:
- the LOC121695777 gene encoding uncharacterized protein LOC121695777, producing MISLCILKQVLWMIFTNIFSQCLIVEEETREQSKSRVWFDQRAGRVTASVFSEAARADTPASLIKRICYPHASRFSTEATRRGQENEDRARESFVATMKDHHEDFQVRASGFIINPELPWIGASPDCMIAWTCHGDSVLEIKCPFKSRNCSLMESCRDSSFCLCLGEDGVMALRQNHKYMYQVQAQMHIAEVGYCYFMVWTPQDIFIQQIPYDPVFFHDAYVKVENFIKVGVLPELLGKRYTAPRFTPRDTAVTNQPPEVGCYCGQPAATDDIICTSGNCRRKHFHKNCLKLTRVPKTWKCVECRQQEQQMDRCCIDHSTL from the exons ATGATAAGCCTTTGCATTTTGAAACAAGTGCTATGGATGATTTTCACAAACATTTTTTCCCAGTGTTTGATAGTTGAGGAGGAGACCAGGGAGCAAAGTAAATCTAGAGTTTGGTTTGATCAGAGGGCAGGAAGAGTGACAGCGTCAGTTTTCAGTGAGGCAGCCAGAGCAGACACACCTGCATCCTTGATCAAAAGAATTTGCTATCCTCATGCATCTCGTTTCTCCACTGAGGCAACAAG AAGGGGTCAAGAGAATGAGGACAGAGCACGGGAAAGCTTTGTGGCTACGATGAAAGACCACCATGAAGACTTCCAAGTGAGGGCGTCAGGGTTTATCATCAACCCAGAACTCCCTTGGATTGGAGCATCCCCTGATTGTATGATTGCCTGGACTTGCCATGGAGACAGCGTTTTAGAAATAAAATGCCCCTTCAAATCCAGGAACTGCTCCCTCATGGAAAGCTGCAGGGATTCTTCATTTTGCCTTTGCTTAGGAGAAGATGGGGTCATGGCACTGAGACAAAACCACAAGTATATGTATCAAGTGCAGGCCCAAATGCACATTGCAGAGGTGGGTTACTGTTACTTCATGGTTTGGACGCCACAGGACATTTTCATTCAGCAAATTCCATATGATCCTGTCTTCTTCCATGATGCTTACGTCAAAGTTGAGAATTTCATCAAGGTTGGCGTGCTACCTGAGCTACTGGGGAAAAGGTATACAGCACCACGCTTTACTCCCAGAGACACTGCAGTCACAAATCAGCCACCTGAAGTGGGATGCTACTGCGGTCAACCTGCAGCCACAGATGACATCATTTGCACATCTGGAAACTGTAGGCGAAAACATTTTCACAAGAACTGCCTTAAGTTGACTAGGGTACCTAAGACATGGAAATGTGTGGAGTGCAGACAACAA GAACAACAGATGGACAGATGCTGCATAGACCACAGCACACTCTGA